The Coffea arabica cultivar ET-39 chromosome 3c, Coffea Arabica ET-39 HiFi, whole genome shotgun sequence genome contains a region encoding:
- the LOC113735737 gene encoding putative F-box protein At1g47730, giving the protein MEGMGCTDTVKGLLCFYYSNYSYLCNIATRECRRLPVSRHESSSCSYHLGFDPASRLYKLLKICPVYKDYDDNILYPEDNSEFVLNLDCEILTLGVDSSWRSIKPAPWEIRSRSICFTGVLYWMEPTNLGPTNSDNHLIAFELDHEKFQIIPTPKFCYPLQFGPGLALVRTWSHNEAVICYYGNGQESGMWTEHKLDLPTSRKYRFGPVGILPDGKVVLFDEDADIHCPSKFYIYDPTDGNLEKTVICKSPSSSDFMDEGILGYKSYYEENIIPLSCLIARP; this is encoded by the coding sequence ATGGAGGGAATGGGCTGCACTGACACTGTCAAGGGCCTTCTATGTTTTTACTACAGCAACTATTCGTACTTGTGCAACATTGCCACCCGAGAATGCAGACGACTCCCTGTTTCTAGACATGAATCCAGTTCTTGTAGTTACCATCTTGGTTTTGACCCCGCTAGTAGATTGTACAAGTTACTCAAGATTTGTCCAGTATACAAGGACTATGATGATAATATTCTGTATCCTGAGGACAATTCCGAGTTCGTTCTTAATCTAGATTGTGAGATTCTGACCCTCGGTGTTGACTCATCATGGAGAAGCATTAAGCCTGCACCTTGGGAAATCAGATCACGTAGCATATGCTTCACTGGAGTTCTATACTGGATGGAACCAACTAACTTAGGCCCTACGAATTCAGATAACCATCTTATTGCTTTTGAACTTGATCATGAGAAGTTTCAGATTATTCCCACGCCTAAGTTTTGCTATCCACTGCAGTTTGGACCTGGTCTAGCTTTAGTCAGAACGTGGTCCCATAATGAGGCAGTGATTTGTTATTACGGCAATGGTCAAGAGTCAGGGATGTGGACTGAGCATAAACTTGACCTTCCAACGTCAAGGAAGTATCGATTTGGACCGGTTGGTATACTCCCTGATGGAAAGGTGGTGTTGTTTGACGAAGATGCGGACATCCATTGTCCCtccaaattttatatatatgatCCAACCGACGGGAATCTTGAAAAGACTGTGATTTGCAAATCACCTTCATCCTCAGACTTCATGGATGAAGGTATTCTTGGGTACAAGTCCTATTATGAGGAGAACATCATCCCATTAAGCTGTTTGATTGCAAGACCCTGA
- the LOC113735738 gene encoding uncharacterized protein, protein MDAEGSQVVAIKLDWSNYTTWAYLMKNYLISKDAWKYVDGTLEKPVEGIENYAELLSEWDTVNAKILTWINDSVGPSIARAFTKVNIARKYKLENFLRGLVQGDRSVPEFYSLMTRIWDQLATMEPPELTSLDYYVKFREEQRLFQFLVPLKPEFEPLRKQILVRSPLPSVADAVNELIAEEPRLPIGISKKVGSHCRANPCLIPNQVLPNEMIWEILT, encoded by the exons ATGGATGCTGAGGGAAGTCAGGTAGTTGCTATCAAACTTGATTGGTCCAACTACACAACTTGGGCTTATTTGATGAAAAATTATCTTATTAGCAAGGACGCTTGGAAATATGTTGATGGAACTCTTGAGAAACCGGTTGAAGGGATTGAAAATTATGCAGAACTTTTATCTGAATGGGACACGGTCAATGCTAAAATACTCACTTGGATTAACGACTCTGTGGGACCGTCAATCG CAAGAGCGTTCACTAAAGTCAATATTGCTCGGAAGTACAAGTTGGAGAATTTCTTGCGAGGATTAGTTCAGGGCGACAGAAGCGTTCCAGAATTTTACTCTCTGATGACAAGAATATGGGATCAGTTGGCTACGATGGAGCCACCAGAATTAACAAGTTTGGACTATTATGTAAAGTTCCGGGAAGAGCAACGCTTGTTCCAGTTCCTTGTGCCTTTGAAACCAGAATTTGAGCCTTTAAGAAAACAGATTTTGGTTAGGTCACCACTTCCAAGTGTAGCTGATGCTGTGAATGAGCTCATTGCTGAAGAACCTAGATTACCAATAGGCATTTCAAAGAAAGTGGGAAGCCATTGCCGTGCTAATCCTTGTCTCATTCCAAATCAAGTACTTCCTAATGAGATGATATGGGAAATCCTGACATAG